In Citrus sinensis cultivar Valencia sweet orange chromosome 2, DVS_A1.0, whole genome shotgun sequence, a single genomic region encodes these proteins:
- the LOC102627324 gene encoding dihydroorotase, mitochondrial isoform X1, translated as MELTLTQPDDWHLHLRDGDLLKAVVPHSVSHYGRAIVMPNLKPPITTTAAAVAYRESILKALPASSNFTPLMTLYLTDKTSPDEIKLARKTGVVFAVKLYPAGATTNSQDGVTDLFGKCVHVLEEMVEQNMPLLVHGEVTDPIVDIFDREKVFIDTILQPLIQRLPQLKVVMEHITTMDAVKFVESCKEGFVAATVTPQHLVLNRNALFQGGLRPHNYCLPVLKREIHRQAVVSAVTSGSRKFFLGTDSAPHERGRKECACGCAGIYNAPVALSLYAKVFEEMGALDKLEAFTSFNGPDFYGLPRNTSKIKLTKIPWKVPEAFSFSFGDIIPMFAGNTLEWQPSLI; from the exons ATGGAGCTCACTCTAACTCAACCTGATGATTGGCATCTTCACCTTCGCGATGGTGACCTTCTTAAAGCTGTTGTTCCACACAG TGTAAGTCATTATGGGAGGGCAATTGTGATGCCGAATTTAAAACCTCCCATCACCACCACAGCTGCTGCTGTGGCCTACCGCGAGTCCATCTTGAAAGCACTGCCTGCCAGTAGCAATTTCACTCCGCTTATGACACTTTATTTGACAGATAAAACAAGTCCTGATGAGATCAAGCTTGCTA GAAAAACTGGTGTTGTATTTGCTGTGAAGTTGTACCCTGCTGGTGCCACGACAAATTCTCAAGACGGTGTCACAGATCTTTTTGGGAAATGTGTACATGTCCTTGAGGAGATGGTCGAGCAGAATATGCCGTTGCTG GTTCATGGGGAGGTTACAGATCCTATTGTTGACATTTTTGATCGTGAGAAGGTCTTCATTGACACCATTTTGCAGCCTTTAATCCAAAGGCTTCCACAATTAAAGGTTGTGATGGAGCACATAACTACTATGGATGCAGTTAAGTTTGTTGAGTCTTGCAAAGAAG GATTCGTAGCAGCTACTGTTACTCCACAGCATCTTGTTCTGAATCGAAATGCTCTCTTCCAAGGAGGATTGCGACCACATAACTACTGCCTCCCAGTACTCAAAAGAGAGATTCATA GGCAGGCTGTTGTTTCAGCTGTGACTAGTGGAAGTAGAAAATTTTTCCTTGGAACTGATAGTGCTCCTCATGAGAGAGGAAGAAAGGAATGTGCTTGTGGATGTGCTGGTATTTACAATGCCCCTGTTGCACTGTCACTATATGCCAAGGTCTTTGAAGAG ATGGGTGCGCTTGACAAGCTAGAGGCATTTACAAGCTTCAATGGACCAGACTTCTATGGGCTTCCTAGGAACACATCGAAGATTAAATTGACCAAGATTCCTTGGAAGGTACCCGAGGCTTTCTCTTTCTCATTCGGAGATATCATCCCAATGTTTGCAGGGAATACTCTTGAATGGCAGCCATCCTTAATTTAA
- the LOC102627324 gene encoding dihydroorotase, mitochondrial isoform X2, translating to MPNLKPPITTTAAAVAYRESILKALPASSNFTPLMTLYLTDKTSPDEIKLARKTGVVFAVKLYPAGATTNSQDGVTDLFGKCVHVLEEMVEQNMPLLVHGEVTDPIVDIFDREKVFIDTILQPLIQRLPQLKVVMEHITTMDAVKFVESCKEGFVAATVTPQHLVLNRNALFQGGLRPHNYCLPVLKREIHRQAVVSAVTSGSRKFFLGTDSAPHERGRKECACGCAGIYNAPVALSLYAKVFEEMGALDKLEAFTSFNGPDFYGLPRNTSKIKLTKIPWKVPEAFSFSFGDIIPMFAGNTLEWQPSLI from the exons ATGCCGAATTTAAAACCTCCCATCACCACCACAGCTGCTGCTGTGGCCTACCGCGAGTCCATCTTGAAAGCACTGCCTGCCAGTAGCAATTTCACTCCGCTTATGACACTTTATTTGACAGATAAAACAAGTCCTGATGAGATCAAGCTTGCTA GAAAAACTGGTGTTGTATTTGCTGTGAAGTTGTACCCTGCTGGTGCCACGACAAATTCTCAAGACGGTGTCACAGATCTTTTTGGGAAATGTGTACATGTCCTTGAGGAGATGGTCGAGCAGAATATGCCGTTGCTG GTTCATGGGGAGGTTACAGATCCTATTGTTGACATTTTTGATCGTGAGAAGGTCTTCATTGACACCATTTTGCAGCCTTTAATCCAAAGGCTTCCACAATTAAAGGTTGTGATGGAGCACATAACTACTATGGATGCAGTTAAGTTTGTTGAGTCTTGCAAAGAAG GATTCGTAGCAGCTACTGTTACTCCACAGCATCTTGTTCTGAATCGAAATGCTCTCTTCCAAGGAGGATTGCGACCACATAACTACTGCCTCCCAGTACTCAAAAGAGAGATTCATA GGCAGGCTGTTGTTTCAGCTGTGACTAGTGGAAGTAGAAAATTTTTCCTTGGAACTGATAGTGCTCCTCATGAGAGAGGAAGAAAGGAATGTGCTTGTGGATGTGCTGGTATTTACAATGCCCCTGTTGCACTGTCACTATATGCCAAGGTCTTTGAAGAG ATGGGTGCGCTTGACAAGCTAGAGGCATTTACAAGCTTCAATGGACCAGACTTCTATGGGCTTCCTAGGAACACATCGAAGATTAAATTGACCAAGATTCCTTGGAAGGTACCCGAGGCTTTCTCTTTCTCATTCGGAGATATCATCCCAATGTTTGCAGGGAATACTCTTGAATGGCAGCCATCCTTAATTTAA